Proteins encoded by one window of Candidatus Eisenbacteria bacterium:
- a CDS encoding ABC transporter permease, whose amino-acid sequence MRAADILGMAVESLRLHRLRVGLSLLAVGIGATAVVLLTSLGEGAKRYVVEQFASLGTNLVVVLPGRTETSGMGPASFGGATRDLTLDDVAAIRRRAPAVRDVAPFSLGAAEAEYEERTRSVYVVGTTAAYQRLRD is encoded by the coding sequence ATGAGAGCCGCCGACATCCTCGGCATGGCGGTCGAGTCGCTCCGACTCCACCGGCTCCGTGTGGGGCTGAGCCTCCTTGCCGTCGGAATCGGCGCGACGGCGGTCGTGCTCCTGACCTCGCTCGGCGAAGGTGCGAAGCGCTACGTCGTGGAGCAGTTCGCGTCGCTGGGCACGAATCTCGTGGTGGTGCTGCCCGGACGCACGGAGACGAGCGGCATGGGACCCGCGTCCTTCGGCGGCGCCACGCGAGACCTGACGCTCGACGACGTGGCGGCGATCCGGCGCCGCGCGCCGGCGGTGCGCGACGTCGCTCCCTTCTCGCTCGGAGCCGCCGAGGCGGAGTACGAGGAGCGGACGCGGAGCGTGTACGTGGTCGGGACCACCGCGGCCTACCAGCGCCTTCGCGATC
- a CDS encoding ABC transporter ATP-binding protein, producing the protein MHDSEAGHVSENPEVIRLEHVSRVYAVGDSEVRALDDVSLHIHRGDFVALMGPSGSGKSTLLNVIGCLDTPTSGVYLLDGEAVQGLSDDRLADIRRERLGFIFQSYHLVPRMSAARNVELPLILAGVDPKERRERARTALDAVGLGHRAGHRPDQLSGGERQRVAIARATVTRPKLLLADEPTGNLDSRTGAEIVALLERLNADGLTILLVTHDPGVAAHARRLLTLHDGRLTSDAPPGAPRPASPAPQAPAPRPNA; encoded by the coding sequence ATGCACGACTCCGAAGCCGGACACGTCTCCGAGAACCCGGAGGTCATCCGGCTCGAGCACGTGTCGCGTGTCTATGCGGTCGGCGACAGCGAGGTGCGCGCGCTCGACGACGTGTCCCTGCACATCCATCGAGGGGACTTCGTCGCGCTGATGGGCCCCTCGGGCTCGGGAAAGTCCACCCTCTTGAACGTCATCGGGTGCCTCGACACGCCCACCTCGGGGGTCTACCTCCTCGACGGGGAGGCGGTGCAGGGGCTCTCCGACGACCGTCTGGCCGACATCCGCCGCGAGAGGCTCGGCTTCATCTTCCAGTCGTATCACCTCGTGCCGCGGATGAGCGCGGCGCGGAACGTGGAGCTGCCGCTGATCCTCGCCGGAGTCGACCCGAAGGAGCGGCGGGAGCGCGCCCGCACGGCGCTGGACGCGGTGGGGCTCGGACATCGCGCCGGCCATCGTCCGGACCAGCTCTCGGGAGGCGAGCGCCAGCGAGTCGCGATCGCGAGGGCGACCGTGACGAGGCCCAAGCTCCTGCTCGCGGACGAGCCCACCGGGAATCTCGACAGCCGCACCGGCGCCGAGATCGTCGCGCTCCTGGAGCGGCTGAACGCGGACGGGCTCACCATCCTCCTCGTGACCCACGATCCGGGCGTCGCGGCGCACGCGCGGCGGCTCCTCACGCTGCACGACGGGCGGCTCACGTCGGACGCGCCGCCGGGCGCGCCGCGGCCGGCGTCTCCGGCACCCCAGGCTCCCGCGCCGCGCCCGAACGCATGA